One part of the Epinephelus fuscoguttatus linkage group LG12, E.fuscoguttatus.final_Chr_v1 genome encodes these proteins:
- the nccrp1 gene encoding F-box only protein 50 — translation MSVAEWKKRCEAEWSLQGAPMPDSLDWKSVYDAKPFGRNLLRNPAPHGLSKDIPPPEPDLPEVPTRGPPRFQPDGDFSSWTTSTEVLPYDTSGIPTGVAVCGLPQYSWFSMEQVVDLKAEGLWEELLDDFQPEIVIQDWYEESQLHESIYQLHVKLLGADKSTMISEHTVNPTEDLSTYSHTWKEVSHVFSGYGPGVRFIHFQHRLKNKFMMEFYPTLFTGSSVMVRPTKST, via the exons ATGTCTGTCGCAGAATGGAAGAAGAGATGTGAGGCTGAGTGGAGTCTGCAGGGCGCACCGATGCCGGACAGCCTGGACTGGAAGTCCGTCTACGACGCCAAACCGTTCGGGAGGAACTTACTGAGAAACCCCGCCCCTCACG GTTTAAGTAAGGACATCCCTCCACCTGAACCTGACCTGCCTGAAGTGCCAACACGTGGACCTCCACGTTTTCAACCTGATG GCGATTTCAGCAGCTGGACCACAAGCACAGAAGTCCTCCCCTACGATACCAGTGGCATCCCAACAGGTGTTGCGGTCTGCGGACTGCCTCAATACAG CTGGTTCTCTATGGAGCAGGTGGTGGACCTGAAGGCAGAGGGACTGTGGGAAGAGCTGCTAGATGATTTTCAGCCTGAAATAGTCATCCAAGACTG GTATGAGGAGAGTCAGCTGCATGAGTCCATCTACCAACTGCATGTCAAATTACTGGGTGCAGACAAAAGCACGATGATCTCAGAGCACACTGTCAACCCCACCGAGGATCTCAGCACTTACTCACACACCTGGAAGGAG GTGTCACATGTGTTCTCTGGCTATGGGCCTGGGGTAAGATTCATCCATTTCCAGCACCGACTGAAGAACAAGTTCATGATGGAGTTCTACCCCACACTGTTCACCGGCAGCTCAGTGATGGTCAGACCAACCAAAAGCACCTAG